Genomic DNA from Nonomuraea rubra:
TCACGCTGGCGCCGCTGGGCGCGGCGGTGGTCCAGATCGCTCGCGCGTGACGGGCTGAGCGGGAGCGCTGCCGCCGAGCATGCGGTGGCCGGCGGCCGTGTCCAGGTACTCGCGTACGCGGTGGATGCGGCCGTCGCGCAGCTCGAAGACGAAGCAGTAGTCGTTGCGGTAGCTGCCGCCGCCGGCCGGCGTGGCCGTCATGGTCTCCTCCACGACCACCACGTCGCCGTCGGCGTAGAAGCCGCGGAAGTCCAGCGACACGTCCGCCACGAACAGGCGGTGGAAGTCGACGGCCAGGAAGCGGGTGATGGCGTCCCTGCCCACCATGTGGGACGGCCCGCCGAGGGCGGTGGCGGTCGCGTTGCCCGCCGGGGCCAGCCATTCGGCGTCCGCGGTGAAGAAGGCGGCGATCGTGTCCGCGTCCCTGGACGAGAACGATCGCCAGGCGCGCCGGACCAGGTCACGGCTCTGCTCGGAGGTCATGCCGAGGGAGTCTAGGCAGCGGGCGCGGGCCTGGACCGGCTGTTTTCGGACCTGGTCACCTCCTGCCCGTCCGGCCCCGATCCGGGCGGCTAAAGGGCCTGCTCCGCGTACGCGGTCGCGATCTCGATGGCCGGCCGGTAGGCGGCGAGCCGGCCGGGTGTCCAGCCGGCCGGGCCGTGTGCCGTGTCGTGGGTGGCGATCCGGTAGATCAGGGCGCGTACCAGCATCTGGCCCCACTCCGGCAGGTGGGCCCAGCGGGCGGCCAGCGCGGGCGGGGCGCCGTACCAGCACAGGGCGTCGGCGACCGCGACCGCCGCCGCCCACGACGGGGGCCGCCAGTAGAGCGGCCAGTCGATGATCGCCGGCGGCAGGCCCTCGGCGAACAGCACGTTGCCCGGCAGGTCCCCGTGCACCGCCTGCGACGGGAGATCGACCGGGCGGCGTGCCCGGATCAGGGGCTCCAGCAGCCCCGCCGCGCCGGACGGGGCCGGCAGTTCCTCCCACGCCACCCGGTCGCCGCGGGACCAGGGGTCGTCGCGTTCGTCCAGGAAGGACGGTCTGGGCAGGTGCGCGATCGCCTCGTGGAAGGCTGCGGCGGCGCGGAGCACGTCGTCCTGCCTGCGCACGTCCGGCTCGCCCGGCACGAGCCGGTACGCCTCCCAGCCCCGCGTCACCCACCCGCCGCCGTCCGCCGCCGGCACGGGACGGGCCACCCGGAAGGCGGGCGAGCCGGGCAGGGTGGCGAGGACGTCGGCCCGCCAGAGGGCTTCGGGAAGGAAGCCGGCCCGCTTGAGCACCACGGTCCCGGCCCGCCACGCGCCTCCCATCCAGACCGGCTCGGCCCCGGCCACCCCGTAGGCGGCCAGGATGCCGGCGGGCGGCGGCCCGTCCCCGGTGAAGGCGGTGGCGGTCACGAGGTCGCGAGCCAGGTGTCCACGTCCGTCCTGAGCCGCGCCTTCAGCTCCTCCGGCGCGAACGACGCGTCGATCGACGCCCTGGCGAACCCGGCGAGCTCCGCGTCCCCATAGCCGAAGACCTCCCGCAGCCGCAGGTACTCCTCCCCCAGCGCCGTCTCCCCGTCCGTGTTGACCGTGACGGCCAGCCCCGCCTCCCGCAGCCGGGGCAGCGGGTGCTCGGCGAGCGACGGCACGAGCCCGAGCAGCACGTTCGAGAACGGGCAGACCTCCAGCGGGAGGCCGCGCTCGCGCACCTCGGCCACCAGCGCGGCGTCGTCGAGCACCCGGATGCCGTGCCCGAGCCGCTCGGCGTGCCCCACCTCGATCGCCTCCCGGATGCTGGCGGCGCCCGCCGCCTCCCCCGCGTGGTGCACCAGGTGCAGCCCGGCGTCCCTGGCCGCGTCGCACACCTGCGCGAACGGCGCCAGCGGGTAGCTCTCCTCGCCCGCCACGCCGATGCCGATCACCCGCTCGTGGCGCAGGGCCAGCTTGTACGTCTGCCACATCCGCTCCACCGGCCGCCGCCTGGAGTGGTCGAGCAGCACCCGGCACTCGATCCCGAACCTGGCCTGCCCCTCGGCCAGCCCGTCGAGCACCGCCTCCAGCGGCATCTCCGGATCCCCGACGCGCTCGCCGTGCGACGCCGCCGTGAACGTGACCTCGACGTACCGGGTGCCCTGGGCGGCCTCGTCGGCGCAGAACTCCACCGCGACCCGCCTGAACCGGTCGGCCGTGGTCAGCAGCTCGCGCACCTTGGCCCGCTGGTCGGCGAACTGCCTGAAGGTGGTGAAACCACCCTCGGGCTCCGGCGGGCCGCCCCACTCGCGCACGGTCGCCGGCCGTACGGTGCTCTCCAGGTGTACGTGCAGGTGGGCCTTGGGCAACGTCCGTACGTCTCTCACGTGCGACCACCCTATGAGCCGCCCGGGCCGCCCGCAGCTCAATTTCCGGCGTACGGTCGCAGACGGGACCCTTGCCGGGAGGACCGTGGTGCTGGTTCACGGCGTCCCCGGCCTGGCCCATCCCCGGTTCCGCCGGCACGACGCCGCGCGGGTGTGGCAGACGCCGGGCCCGCCCCCACCGGTGGATCGCCGCGTGCCGCCCCTAGGCGAGTGGCCGCTTGGTGAGGCGGAGCTTCGACTGCTTGTGCGGCAGCCGTTCCCAGTCGTCCATGAACGCCGCGTCGAAGCCGTACCTGCCGGCCAGCGCGACGAGCGTCTCGGTGCGGTAGTAGAAGTCCTCCCGCAGGACCTGGTGCTCCCTGCCCTCGGTGCGGTCGAAGGTGAAGTCGAACCACGCGCCGGGCTTCATGACCCTGCCCACGTGGGCGAAGCACTCCTCGATCACGTCCAGCGGGGAGTGCGAGAAGACGCTGTGCGCGTGCACGACGTCGAAGTGCGCGTCGGGCAGGAAGGCGAAGCGCAGGTCGCGTACGGGAGTGAGGTAGGGCAGCTTGTCCGCCAGGCCGTGCTGGACGATCGTGTTCTGGGCGGCCATGAGGATGTCGGGCGAGATGTCGATGCCGTAGTAGTTGCCGGTGTGCAGGTAGTCGATGAACAGGTGGCCGGCCCGCAGGTTGCCGCAGCCGATCTCCAGCATCCGGCATTCGGGCTTCAGGCCGTGCTCCACCAGGTAGTCGAACTGCATGCGGCCCAGCGCCAGCCACCGCTTGTGGGTGTGCGAGCCGACGGCGCCCTCGGGGTCGCGAGCCGTGTCGGACTTCATGACGGCGCGGTAGTAGCCGACGTGGTCCCGCGTACGCAGCCTGAACCACGTGTCGCGGGCCAGGCGCCGCAGGTGGGGGACGATCTTGTGTGGGTTCTTGACGGCGTACGTCGCTTGGTGGACGAGGCTCGATCGGGAGCGTTTCACGCCTTGGAATCTAGGTCAGGGGTGCGGGCGGCCATAGGGCTGTCGCGACACTCTTGATTTCCCGTTTGCGCAGCCTTTCTGTCACCGGCCGCTCGCCTCCCTCCTCTGCCGCCCCGCGAGGGGTTGAGGAGGGGGCCATGGCGGGCGTGCGCGCCGTCTCAGGGGGCCGCTCAGCTCAGGTACTCGCGCAGGGCCAGGGAGCGGGACGGGTGGCGGAGCTTGGACATGGTCTTGGCCTCGATCTGGCGGATGCGCTCGCGGGTGACGCCGTAGATGCGGCCGATCTCGTCGAGCGTCATGGGCTTGCCGTCCGTGAGGCCGTAGCGCATGCTGATCACGCCCGCCTCGCGCTCGGAGAGCTGGTCGAGCAGGGCCCTGAGCTGCTGCTGGAGCAGCGTGAACGAGACCGCGTCCGCCGGCGAGACCGCCTCGGTGTCCTCGATGAGGTCGCCGAACTCGCTGTCGCCCTCCTCCCCCAGCGGCGTGTGCAGGGAGATCGGCTCGCGACCGTACCGCTGGACCTCGAGGACGCGGTCGACGTCGAGCTCGCTCTCCTTGGCGATCTCCTCGGGGGTGGGCTCGCGCCCGAGGTCGCTCTGCAGCCGCCGCTGCACCCGCGCGACCTTGTTGATCAGCTCGACCATGTGGACGGGGATGCGGATCGTGCGCGCCTGGTCGGCCATGGCCCGGGTGATGGCCTGCTTGATCCACCAGGTGGCGTACGTGGAGAACTTGTAGCCGAGCTGGTAGTCGAACTTCTCGATCGTCCTGATCAGCCCCAGGTTCCCCTCCTGGATCAGGTCCAGGAAGAGCATGCCGCGGCCGGTGTAGCGCTTGGCGATGGAGACCACGAGCCGCAGGTTGGCCTCCAGCATGCGGCGCTTGGCGCGCAGGCCGTCGTCGGCGATCCATTCGAGGTCGGCGCGCAGCTCGTGCGGCAGGTCCGGCTCGGTGTCGAGCCGCTCCCTGGCGAACAGCCCGGCCTCGATGCGCTTGGCGAGGTCGATCTCCTGCTCGGCGGTGAGCAGGGGTACGCGGCCGATCTCCTTCAGGTAGGCCTTGACCGAGTCGGCGCCGACGGCCGCGCCACCGTCGGCGCCCGCCTCGGCGCTGGTGTCGTCCAGTTCGAGAACCTCTGCTGCTTGGGACAAAACTCTCTCCTCGCTCGCTTTGGATGATGGACGGCGGCCTAAAATTAGGTCGCACCTAACTTTAGGTGACCTCGAAGAGATGGTCAACCTAAAATAAGGTCGAACCTAACTTTTTGTGGAAGACTGGGGCCATGAGCACCGGCACCTTGGGGTTGAGGGAACAGAAGAAGCGAGAGACCCGGCAGGCCATCTCTGACCACGCTACCCAACTGTTCCTGGAACGTGGCTTCGACCGGACGACGATCGCGGACATCGCGGCCGCCGCCCGGGTCGCCAAGATGACCGTGACCAACTACTTCCCGCGCAAGGAGGACCTCGCCCTCGACCACCACGAGGAGTTCGCGGCGGGCCTCGCGGAGACGGTCGCGCGCCGCCCGGCCGGGGAGTCGGCGCTCGGGGCCGTGCGGCGGGTGTATCTGGCGGCGCTGGAGCGGCGGGACCCGGTCATCGGGTTCACCGGGCGGGACTTCGCCAGGATGGTCGCCGACAGCCCCACCCTGGTGGCGCGCCTGC
This window encodes:
- a CDS encoding nuclear transport factor 2 family protein, yielding MTSEQSRDLVRRAWRSFSSRDADTIAAFFTADAEWLAPAGNATATALGGPSHMVGRDAITRFLAVDFHRLFVADVSLDFRGFYADGDVVVVEETMTATPAGGGSYRNDYCFVFELRDGRIHRVREYLDTAAGHRMLGGSAPAQPVTRERSGPPPRPAAPA
- a CDS encoding TIGR02569 family protein, whose amino-acid sequence is MTATAFTGDGPPPAGILAAYGVAGAEPVWMGGAWRAGTVVLKRAGFLPEALWRADVLATLPGSPAFRVARPVPAADGGGWVTRGWEAYRLVPGEPDVRRQDDVLRAAAAFHEAIAHLPRPSFLDERDDPWSRGDRVAWEELPAPSGAAGLLEPLIRARRPVDLPSQAVHGDLPGNVLFAEGLPPAIIDWPLYWRPPSWAAAVAVADALCWYGAPPALAARWAHLPEWGQMLVRALIYRIATHDTAHGPAGWTPGRLAAYRPAIEIATAYAEQAL
- a CDS encoding class I SAM-dependent methyltransferase, which encodes MKRSRSSLVHQATYAVKNPHKIVPHLRRLARDTWFRLRTRDHVGYYRAVMKSDTARDPEGAVGSHTHKRWLALGRMQFDYLVEHGLKPECRMLEIGCGNLRAGHLFIDYLHTGNYYGIDISPDILMAAQNTIVQHGLADKLPYLTPVRDLRFAFLPDAHFDVVHAHSVFSHSPLDVIEECFAHVGRVMKPGAWFDFTFDRTEGREHQVLREDFYYRTETLVALAGRYGFDAAFMDDWERLPHKQSKLRLTKRPLA
- the add gene encoding adenosine deaminase; amino-acid sequence: MRDVRTLPKAHLHVHLESTVRPATVREWGGPPEPEGGFTTFRQFADQRAKVRELLTTADRFRRVAVEFCADEAAQGTRYVEVTFTAASHGERVGDPEMPLEAVLDGLAEGQARFGIECRVLLDHSRRRPVERMWQTYKLALRHERVIGIGVAGEESYPLAPFAQVCDAARDAGLHLVHHAGEAAGAASIREAIEVGHAERLGHGIRVLDDAALVAEVRERGLPLEVCPFSNVLLGLVPSLAEHPLPRLREAGLAVTVNTDGETALGEEYLRLREVFGYGDAELAGFARASIDASFAPEELKARLRTDVDTWLATS
- a CDS encoding TetR/AcrR family transcriptional regulator — encoded protein: MSTGTLGLREQKKRETRQAISDHATQLFLERGFDRTTIADIAAAARVAKMTVTNYFPRKEDLALDHHEEFAAGLAETVARRPAGESALGAVRRVYLAALERRDPVIGFTGRDFARMVADSPTLVARLRDLHDQREEALARQLAQEAPGDPVAARAVAAQLAAADRLLFRELQARMLAGEAGEADEVDEVDEDGIAAALGELARRVFELLEPAIGDYAIR